In a genomic window of Allomeiothermus silvanus DSM 9946:
- the pstA gene encoding phosphate ABC transporter permease PstA, producing MSAWAQSRYVPADGNLRRRRLWNQAMLALLVLGSLIVVAPLVLVLGAVLLKGIAAINLAFFLEPFRPVDQGGGGLAHAIVGTLLMNLLALVIGGVLGLAGGILLSEYPDHPVNPTLRIISDLLNGLPALLKGLVIYTLVVIPSGQFSGYAGALALALIMVPIVLRATEGVLKLVPWSVREAGLALGLPRWRVILSLVLPAATSGVITGLMLGFARAAGEAAPLYFTAGGSQLLTFNLGQQVESLALSIYKYANEPSPLRQEQAWAASLVLTLLVLAASLLARWATRRWMH from the coding sequence ATGAGCGCCTGGGCACAATCTCGCTACGTACCGGCGGATGGGAATCTACGCCGCAGGCGGCTATGGAACCAGGCCATGCTGGCACTGCTGGTCTTAGGGTCCCTGATCGTAGTCGCACCTTTGGTGTTGGTGCTGGGGGCGGTTTTGCTCAAGGGAATAGCGGCTATCAATCTAGCTTTCTTCCTCGAGCCCTTCCGCCCGGTAGACCAGGGAGGGGGAGGGTTGGCCCACGCTATCGTGGGAACCCTGCTGATGAACCTGCTGGCTTTGGTGATTGGTGGAGTGCTGGGGCTGGCAGGGGGCATTTTGCTCTCGGAGTACCCTGATCACCCTGTCAACCCCACCTTGCGGATCATCTCCGACCTGCTCAATGGCCTTCCGGCTTTGCTCAAAGGCTTGGTTATCTACACGCTGGTAGTGATCCCCAGCGGGCAGTTCTCCGGCTACGCCGGAGCTTTGGCGCTGGCTTTGATCATGGTGCCTATTGTGCTGCGCGCCACTGAGGGCGTCCTGAAGCTGGTCCCCTGGAGCGTACGCGAAGCGGGACTGGCCCTGGGTCTGCCGCGCTGGCGGGTAATCCTATCGCTGGTGCTGCCCGCCGCCACCTCGGGGGTCATCACCGGGCTCATGCTGGGCTTTGCTCGCGCTGCCGGGGAGGCCGCCCCGCTATACTTCACCGCCGGAGGCAGCCAGCTCCTCACGTTCAACCTGGGGCAACAGGTCGAGAGCCTTGCCCTTTCCATCTACAAGTACGCCAACGAGCCCTCACCCTTGCGCCAGGAGCAAGCTTGGGCGGCCTCGCTGGTGCTCACGCTGCTGGTATTGGCGGCGAGCTTGCTGGCCCGCTGGGCTACCCGTCGGTGGATGCACTAA
- the pstS gene encoding phosphate ABC transporter substrate-binding protein PstS: MNKLLSSAIAATALLGVASAQVTLTGAGATFPAPLYTEAYIPNFTKATGIRVNYQAVGSGAGIRQLTDKVVHFGASDAPLSDAQLKEIQEKNGSPVLHIPTALGPVALTFNLPGIQELRLDAATVADIFLGKIIRWNDPRIAALNPGVQLPRQLISATHRSDGSGTTFIFTSYLSAVSPEWKSKVGAGQSVNWPAFSGLGGRGNAGVAALVTQTPGAIGYVELKYALENKLPVVTLKNQAGNWIKPSLASAVEATSGIDLPDDLRLQNQVVNTKDPQGYPIVGMTWLLVYQKQEVTAKSLEEAKALVRFLNWVLTEGQKLNEGASYVRLSPEVVKRAQALVNTMTYNGQPLR, encoded by the coding sequence ATGAACAAGCTACTTAGCAGCGCCATTGCCGCTACCGCCCTCCTCGGAGTGGCCTCCGCCCAGGTCACCTTGACCGGGGCCGGGGCAACCTTCCCGGCCCCGCTGTATACCGAGGCCTATATCCCCAACTTCACCAAAGCTACCGGAATCCGGGTGAACTACCAAGCGGTAGGCTCAGGCGCCGGGATTCGGCAGCTCACCGACAAGGTGGTGCACTTTGGGGCCTCCGATGCTCCACTCTCCGACGCTCAGCTCAAGGAAATTCAGGAGAAAAACGGCAGCCCAGTGCTGCACATCCCCACCGCCTTGGGTCCGGTGGCCCTGACCTTCAATCTCCCCGGCATCCAGGAGCTTCGCTTGGACGCAGCTACCGTGGCGGACATCTTCTTGGGCAAGATTATCCGCTGGAACGATCCCAGGATCGCAGCGCTCAATCCCGGTGTACAGCTTCCCCGTCAGTTGATCTCCGCTACCCATCGCTCGGATGGCTCGGGCACCACCTTTATCTTCACCAGCTACCTCTCGGCCGTCTCCCCGGAGTGGAAGAGCAAGGTGGGGGCCGGGCAATCGGTGAACTGGCCCGCCTTTAGCGGCTTAGGTGGGCGGGGGAACGCGGGGGTGGCTGCGCTGGTCACGCAGACCCCGGGGGCTATCGGCTACGTTGAACTTAAGTACGCCCTCGAGAACAAGCTCCCGGTGGTCACGCTCAAGAACCAGGCGGGCAACTGGATCAAGCCCAGCCTGGCCTCGGCGGTGGAAGCTACCTCAGGGATCGACCTGCCAGATGATCTGCGCCTGCAAAACCAGGTAGTCAACACCAAAGACCCTCAGGGTTACCCCATCGTGGGCATGACCTGGCTCCTCGTCTACCAAAAGCAGGAGGTTACCGCTAAGAGCCTCGAGGAAGCCAAAGCGCTGGTGAGGTTCCTCAACTGGGTGCTCACCGAAGGACAAAAACTCAATGAGGGGGCTTCCTACGTGCGGCTTTCCCCTGAGGTGGTAAAGCGGGCCCAGGCCTTGGTAAACACCATGACCTACAATGGTCAGCCTCTTCGCTAA
- the pstC gene encoding phosphate ABC transporter permease subunit PstC, with product MTARPPEARISPLYRALGDRLFAGVVLVLCLLIIGIVVLIGWQLAANGSRAFAAFGLLGFLGGSTWDPVANIFGAWPFIVGTLITSVAALVLAFFPALAVAIFAVEYAPRWLGSVLQYALELLASLPSVIYGLWGLLVLAPVLRQIEQAMVGWAVEREADWLVQILGAPIGIGMANAVIVLAVMVIPYAASLAKDSIALVPNTQREAAYGLGATKWEVIRMAVLPYARGGILAGVILGFTRALGETMAVVMVIGNNKNLPFTVFGSATTIPSAIVNEFGEAQGLQLSSLLALGFILFILSGAMNLLAAWIVKRMSVEGRL from the coding sequence ATGACTGCCCGACCTCCTGAGGCCAGAATCTCCCCCCTCTACCGAGCCCTGGGGGATCGCCTATTTGCTGGTGTGGTGTTGGTTTTATGCCTGCTGATCATTGGAATCGTGGTCTTGATCGGCTGGCAACTAGCGGCCAACGGGAGCCGGGCTTTTGCGGCTTTTGGCCTGCTGGGGTTTCTAGGAGGAAGTACCTGGGATCCGGTGGCGAACATCTTCGGGGCTTGGCCCTTCATCGTAGGTACGCTCATTACCAGCGTCGCGGCCCTGGTGCTGGCGTTTTTTCCAGCGTTAGCGGTGGCGATATTCGCAGTGGAGTATGCCCCACGTTGGCTGGGGAGTGTCCTGCAGTATGCGCTCGAGCTGCTGGCCTCGCTCCCTAGTGTCATCTATGGCCTATGGGGTCTGCTGGTGCTGGCCCCAGTACTCCGGCAGATAGAGCAAGCTATGGTGGGTTGGGCGGTGGAGCGTGAGGCGGACTGGCTGGTGCAGATCCTGGGAGCCCCCATCGGCATCGGGATGGCCAACGCAGTGATCGTGCTGGCGGTGATGGTCATTCCCTATGCGGCCAGCCTAGCCAAAGATTCCATCGCGCTGGTGCCCAACACCCAGCGGGAAGCCGCTTATGGGCTGGGGGCCACCAAGTGGGAAGTGATTCGCATGGCGGTGTTGCCGTATGCCCGGGGCGGGATTCTGGCGGGGGTGATCCTAGGGTTTACTCGGGCTCTGGGGGAGACCATGGCGGTGGTGATGGTGATCGGCAACAATAAAAATCTACCCTTTACCGTTTTCGGGAGCGCCACCACCATCCCCTCGGCCATCGTCAACGAGTTTGGCGAGGCACAAGGCCTGCAGCTGTCGAGCCTTCTGGCATTGGGCTTTATCCTTTTCATCCTCAGTGGAGCTATGAACCTGCTGGCTGCCTGGATCGTCAAGCGCATGAGCGTGGAGGGCCGTCTATGA
- a CDS encoding PSP1 domain-containing protein, with protein sequence MNCVGVRFHHSPKLHDYTFDGAPPPPESWVVVQTSRGLELGKVRTPPRRGHPKGHIVRPAGPEDLDKAARLREKAEEIKWWIKARLRKEKVRAKVLGCDYTLDGSHLAVHYSAEERIDLRRWVGEIARTSGARVEFVAMGPRDQTAYLGTLGACGMESCCSTHLQDFAQVSIKMARDQQLPLSPEKISGPCGRLLCCLQYEHEHYQELLRDLPRKNAKVCTIHDVCGKVAKLNPLAGTVDLITEEGSWVTAHKSELRR encoded by the coding sequence ATGAACTGCGTCGGGGTGCGTTTTCATCACAGCCCCAAACTTCACGACTATACCTTCGACGGTGCGCCACCCCCGCCCGAGTCCTGGGTGGTGGTGCAAACCAGCCGTGGGCTCGAGCTGGGAAAGGTGCGCACCCCGCCCCGCCGGGGCCATCCCAAGGGCCATATCGTGCGCCCGGCGGGACCCGAAGACCTCGACAAAGCCGCGCGGTTACGCGAGAAGGCCGAGGAGATCAAGTGGTGGATTAAGGCGCGGCTGCGCAAGGAAAAGGTACGAGCCAAGGTGCTGGGCTGCGACTACACCCTGGACGGATCGCACTTGGCAGTGCATTATTCGGCCGAGGAGCGCATCGACCTGCGGCGCTGGGTAGGCGAGATCGCCCGCACCTCGGGGGCACGGGTGGAGTTTGTAGCGATGGGGCCGCGCGACCAGACCGCCTACTTGGGAACCCTGGGAGCTTGCGGCATGGAGTCGTGTTGCTCTACCCACCTGCAGGATTTCGCCCAGGTTTCCATCAAGATGGCCCGCGACCAGCAACTTCCGCTTTCCCCCGAGAAGATCTCCGGACCCTGTGGAAGGTTGTTGTGCTGCTTGCAGTACGAGCACGAACACTATCAGGAACTACTCAGGGATTTGCCTCGCAAAAACGCCAAAGTCTGCACCATCCACGATGTCTGTGGCAAGGTCGCTAAGCTCAACCCGCTGGCCGGAACTGTAGACCTCATTACCGAAGAGGGAAGCTGGGTTACAGCGCACAAAAGCGAGCTGCGGCGGTAA
- a CDS encoding NUDIX hydrolase → MVTFDIGNVRFIHRVAAVVIKDGQILLHHGPGEPFWTLPGGRVEAGEPAEQALVREMREELGIEVRVGRLIWVVENFFREREREYHGLELYFAVTVSLEPSSLEFYGFEGHRRLTFRWFALQETPGMDIRPPFLIQGLRRLPLAPTHIVNDRR, encoded by the coding sequence ATGGTCACCTTCGATATCGGCAACGTCCGGTTCATCCACCGGGTCGCCGCCGTAGTCATAAAGGACGGGCAAATCTTGCTCCACCACGGCCCGGGAGAACCCTTCTGGACCCTACCCGGTGGCCGGGTCGAGGCGGGCGAACCCGCCGAGCAGGCCTTGGTCCGGGAGATGCGGGAAGAGCTGGGCATCGAGGTCAGGGTGGGGCGTTTGATCTGGGTAGTAGAAAACTTCTTCCGGGAGAGGGAGCGCGAGTACCATGGCCTCGAGTTGTATTTTGCGGTGACGGTGTCTCTCGAGCCCTCGAGCCTCGAATTTTACGGCTTCGAGGGCCACCGGCGGCTGACCTTCCGCTGGTTTGCCCTCCAGGAGACCCCTGGTATGGACATCCGCCCGCCTTTTCTAATCCAAGGATTGCGCCGCTTGCCCCTCGCCCCGACCCATATCGTCAATGACCGGCGTTAG
- a CDS encoding DJ-1/PfpI family protein translates to MRVGVLLTPGFLEAEAALVLEVCRLLGLEAFTFAKARSSLEGQAGAVWTPRFAFSGRPEMEALVIPGGASMRRMGRDPVVQGWLEEAWSHLQAVFLGANASLFLAEAGYLAGAVTAQALAREALAEKGFRVVEAPLVWHDKVCSTRGYLDLARAVLDWQLAPAEVRQHLGLLEPGREGSRR, encoded by the coding sequence GTGCGGGTAGGAGTCTTGCTCACCCCCGGCTTTCTCGAGGCCGAAGCGGCGTTGGTACTCGAGGTCTGTCGTTTACTGGGCCTGGAAGCGTTTACCTTCGCCAAGGCCCGAAGCTCCCTGGAGGGCCAGGCCGGTGCGGTCTGGACGCCTAGGTTCGCCTTCTCCGGCAGGCCCGAGATGGAGGCGTTGGTGATCCCCGGTGGGGCCAGCATGCGCCGCATGGGCCGCGACCCGGTGGTGCAGGGCTGGCTCGAGGAGGCCTGGTCGCACCTGCAAGCGGTATTTCTGGGGGCCAACGCCAGTCTTTTCCTGGCCGAAGCGGGTTATCTGGCGGGGGCCGTAACCGCCCAGGCCCTGGCCCGCGAAGCCCTGGCGGAAAAGGGCTTTCGCGTGGTGGAGGCTCCTTTGGTCTGGCACGATAAGGTGTGCAGCACCCGAGGCTATTTGGATCTGGCTCGGGCGGTGCTGGATTGGCAATTGGCCCCGGCCGAAGTGCGGCAACACCTGGGATTGCTCGAGCCAGGACGAGAGGGCTCCCGGCGATAG
- a CDS encoding DNA polymerase III subunit delta': MKILGHERILELLLSLKAQSFLFTGPEGVGRRAVARWYAWQLNGEHYPDDYLEIAPETETKGGKKARKPQILLEQIAPREAGGENLLDWLSTHPRHRAKVAVIDGAHLLNEPAGNALLKILEEPPAYARIILITPSRELVLPTLASRSLEIAFGPLPLSILRQLSTDPEVLAYAEGAVGRVRWALEHPLEFQKLLARTEGVLESLVGPHSGAAQTQQALKALGELDHGLGYLARRLEGIFPPESPRRREALEALAQAQEALSAYTGEELTYTWLALRLWRLVNGQGNPARAGAQAS; this comes from the coding sequence ATGAAAATCCTCGGCCACGAACGCATCCTCGAGCTTCTGCTCAGCTTAAAGGCCCAGAGCTTTCTCTTCACCGGGCCAGAGGGGGTGGGGCGGCGGGCGGTGGCCCGCTGGTATGCCTGGCAGCTCAACGGGGAGCACTACCCAGACGACTATCTGGAGATCGCCCCCGAGACCGAGACCAAAGGGGGTAAGAAAGCACGCAAGCCACAGATCTTGCTCGAGCAAATCGCCCCCCGCGAGGCAGGAGGAGAGAACCTGCTGGACTGGCTCTCGACCCATCCCCGCCACCGAGCCAAGGTGGCGGTGATCGACGGGGCCCATCTCCTCAACGAACCCGCCGGAAACGCCCTGCTGAAGATCTTGGAAGAGCCCCCGGCTTATGCCCGGATTATCCTGATCACCCCCAGCCGAGAGCTGGTGCTACCTACCCTGGCTAGCCGCAGCCTCGAGATCGCTTTTGGCCCTCTTCCCCTCTCAATCCTGCGCCAGCTCTCTACCGACCCTGAGGTTCTGGCCTATGCTGAAGGGGCGGTAGGCCGGGTACGCTGGGCCCTCGAGCACCCGTTAGAGTTTCAGAAGCTGCTCGCGCGGACCGAAGGGGTGCTAGAAAGCCTGGTCGGCCCCCATTCCGGAGCGGCCCAAACCCAGCAAGCCCTCAAGGCCTTGGGGGAGTTAGATCACGGCCTGGGATATTTGGCCCGCCGCCTGGAGGGGATCTTCCCGCCCGAATCCCCCCGCCGCCGGGAAGCGCTCGAGGCCTTGGCCCAGGCCCAAGAAGCCCTCAGCGCCTATACCGGAGAAGAACTTACCTACACTTGGTTGGCCTTGCGGCTATGGCGGTTGGTGAATGGGCAGGGCAACCCGGCTCGCGCCGGTGCTCAAGCTAGCTAG
- a CDS encoding diguanylate cyclase, whose product MVNTEASAVVSRDTFMQTVLGWGEERSLTVAIADIDEFMPVNQNYGHETGDKVIALVQKTLEASLPTGCLVTRWGGDEFAAALPGFSPEEALIVLEEIRQHLAKKHDLGLVSLPIRLSIGIASLPQHVSDPSQLLQAADEALLRAKREGRGRASIYVEDKMVLKSNYYPKAQLARLSTLSERLGKTEAALLREALADLLDKYRDSL is encoded by the coding sequence ATGGTGAACACCGAGGCCAGTGCCGTCGTCAGCCGGGATACTTTTATGCAGACCGTCCTTGGGTGGGGTGAAGAGCGCTCCTTGACGGTTGCCATAGCCGACATTGACGAGTTCATGCCGGTCAACCAGAACTACGGGCACGAGACCGGGGACAAGGTGATCGCGTTGGTCCAGAAGACCCTTGAGGCAAGCTTGCCCACGGGCTGCTTGGTCACCCGCTGGGGTGGGGACGAGTTTGCGGCAGCGCTGCCGGGGTTCAGTCCCGAGGAGGCATTGATTGTGCTCGAGGAGATCCGCCAGCACCTCGCCAAAAAGCACGACTTGGGCCTGGTTTCTTTGCCCATTCGGCTCTCCATCGGCATCGCCAGCCTGCCTCAGCACGTCTCCGACCCCTCACAACTGCTCCAGGCCGCCGACGAGGCCTTGCTACGGGCTAAGCGCGAGGGGCGGGGCCGGGCGAGCATTTATGTGGAGGACAAGATGGTACTGAAGTCCAACTACTATCCCAAAGCCCAACTGGCCCGTCTCTCCACCCTCTCCGAGCGGCTGGGCAAGACCGAAGCGGCTCTCCTGCGCGAGGCGTTGGCCGACCTGCTGGACAAGTACCGGGACAGCCTATGA
- a CDS encoding methyltransferase domain-containing protein — MVWNPEQYEKFKSERTAPFDDLLKLVKVKPGVRAIDLGCGTGELTRKLADTLPDSEVTGLDSSASMLARSGLHVRPGLRFIQGDIAELKGSYDLIFSNAALQWLPDHWRLFPKLWRHLNPGGQLVVQMPANHDHPSHRLARELAESVEFAAYFPEGGRQSPVLPPEAYAEMLFGLGGEDLTVLLKVYPHILADAEAMVEWVKGTLLTAYLEPLPPPAQERFLGSYRTRLRELFPQKPVFYGFKRILFSVSKPG, encoded by the coding sequence GTGGTTTGGAATCCTGAGCAGTACGAAAAGTTTAAATCCGAACGCACCGCCCCGTTTGATGACCTCTTAAAGCTTGTGAAGGTCAAACCCGGTGTACGGGCTATAGATTTGGGCTGTGGAACCGGCGAACTCACCCGGAAACTAGCCGATACCCTGCCGGATAGCGAGGTGACCGGTTTGGATAGTTCGGCGTCCATGCTGGCCCGAAGCGGGCTACACGTTCGCCCGGGCTTGCGCTTCATACAAGGAGATATTGCAGAGCTTAAGGGCAGCTATGACCTCATCTTCTCCAACGCGGCCTTGCAATGGCTCCCTGATCACTGGAGGCTTTTCCCCAAACTCTGGCGGCACCTGAATCCGGGAGGACAGCTCGTCGTGCAGATGCCCGCCAACCACGACCACCCCTCGCACCGGCTGGCCCGTGAACTGGCCGAATCCGTCGAGTTCGCGGCCTATTTCCCCGAGGGTGGACGGCAGAGCCCGGTGCTACCCCCTGAAGCCTACGCCGAGATGCTCTTCGGGTTAGGAGGAGAAGACCTCACGGTGTTGCTCAAGGTCTACCCGCACATCCTGGCCGACGCTGAGGCTATGGTGGAGTGGGTCAAGGGAACCCTGCTCACCGCCTACCTCGAGCCCCTCCCCCCGCCCGCGCAGGAAAGGTTCCTGGGGAGCTACCGCACTCGCCTGCGCGAACTCTTCCCGCAAAAACCGGTTTTCTACGGCTTCAAACGCATTCTTTTTTCGGTGTCTAAACCCGGCTAA
- the pstB gene encoding phosphate ABC transporter ATP-binding protein PstB, translating into METRGLSVYYGKKLGVGNVTLPIYANKVTALIGPSGCGKTTFLRALNRMHDLTPIARVEGEALLDGKNIYAPGVDPVEVRRKIGMVFQKPNPFPTLTIYDNVVAGLRLLGVRRKEVLDEAVERSLVQAALWDEVKDRLRAPGMSLSGGQQQRLCIARALAVQPEVLLMDEPTSALDPISTQAIEDLMADLKNYVTIVIVTHNMQQAARVSDFTAYFLLGELIEFGPTNQLFTNPKDSRTEAYITGRFG; encoded by the coding sequence ATGGAGACCCGGGGACTTAGCGTCTATTACGGCAAAAAACTGGGGGTAGGCAACGTCACCCTGCCCATTTATGCCAACAAGGTCACCGCTTTGATCGGCCCCTCGGGCTGCGGCAAGACTACCTTCCTACGGGCGCTAAACCGTATGCACGACCTTACCCCCATCGCCCGGGTGGAGGGGGAAGCCCTTCTCGACGGCAAGAACATCTACGCTCCGGGGGTAGACCCGGTAGAGGTGCGGCGCAAGATCGGGATGGTCTTCCAAAAGCCCAACCCTTTCCCCACCCTCACCATCTACGACAACGTAGTTGCCGGGCTGCGGCTGTTGGGGGTGCGGCGCAAGGAGGTGCTGGACGAGGCAGTGGAGCGCTCTTTAGTCCAGGCTGCCCTATGGGACGAGGTCAAAGACCGGTTGCGGGCGCCGGGGATGAGCCTCTCGGGAGGGCAGCAGCAGCGGCTATGTATCGCCCGGGCGCTGGCGGTGCAGCCCGAGGTGCTGCTGATGGACGAGCCGACGAGCGCCCTCGACCCCATCTCCACCCAGGCCATCGAAGACCTCATGGCCGACCTGAAAAACTATGTCACTATCGTCATCGTCACCCATAACATGCAGCAGGCCGCCCGGGTCTCCGACTTTACCGCGTACTTCCTGCTGGGCGAACTCATCGAGTTCGGCCCCACTAACCAGCTTTTCACCAACCCCAAGGATTCCCGCACCGAGGCCTACATCACCGGGCGGTTTGGGTAA
- a CDS encoding metallophosphoesterase family protein: MRYLLLADIHGNWPAMEAVLQTTPKYDRVIFLGDAVGYYPDADRVLSWLRSEGAIGVMGNHDAWLLHLDDIDPEEQKGPIFEILRWQSERLSLENRAYLGSLPWTREVDGALLVHGSACDPLQYVDDLDTARAHFGCTSARWTLHGHTHLAGTFLALEGPNGQWVRYQRQVHGTELFLAPKARALVNPGSVGQPRDRMPGAAYAVWDSDDGSVQFFRVEFDLERILGRILQEGFPVWLYERLLVGR, encoded by the coding sequence GTGCGGTATCTGCTCCTCGCCGACATCCACGGCAACTGGCCGGCCATGGAGGCCGTGCTGCAAACCACGCCTAAATACGACCGGGTGATCTTCCTGGGCGACGCGGTGGGCTATTACCCGGACGCCGACCGGGTGCTCTCCTGGCTGCGCTCGGAGGGGGCCATCGGGGTGATGGGCAACCACGACGCTTGGCTATTGCACCTTGACGATATTGACCCCGAGGAGCAAAAAGGGCCCATCTTCGAGATTCTGCGCTGGCAGTCCGAGCGTCTGTCGCTGGAGAACCGGGCCTATTTGGGTAGCCTCCCCTGGACGCGGGAAGTGGACGGGGCCTTGCTGGTGCACGGGAGCGCTTGCGACCCCTTGCAATACGTAGACGACCTGGACACCGCTCGAGCGCATTTCGGCTGCACCTCGGCCCGCTGGACGCTGCATGGCCATACCCACCTGGCGGGAACCTTTCTAGCTCTGGAAGGCCCTAATGGCCAGTGGGTGCGCTACCAGCGCCAGGTCCACGGCACTGAGCTATTCTTGGCCCCTAAGGCTCGAGCCCTGGTCAACCCCGGTTCGGTGGGCCAGCCCCGCGACCGCATGCCCGGCGCCGCCTACGCCGTGTGGGATAGCGACGATGGCAGCGTGCAGTTTTTCCGGGTGGAGTTCGACCTCGAGCGCATCCTGGGACGCATCCTCCAAGAGGGGTTCCCGGTGTGGCTATACGAACGGTTGCTGGTGGGCAGATGA
- a CDS encoding GNAT family N-acetyltransferase: MLKGEKVMLRAIRPEDLERLWEFNNDLEVELFGGGGPPYPQSLARLKADFEREWAKGGRDGTNFGIEVDGKFIGHCALFEFDPVSRTCKLGISIGDKGYWDKGYGRDAVRVLVDYAFRLLNQRKVWLSVNGNNERAIRAYRGCGFQEEGRLRRQVWTNGQYVDLVQMGILREEWDRLKTG; encoded by the coding sequence GTGCTCAAAGGCGAAAAAGTGATGTTGCGGGCGATACGCCCCGAGGACCTGGAGCGGCTGTGGGAGTTCAACAACGACCTCGAGGTGGAACTCTTCGGGGGTGGCGGTCCACCCTATCCTCAGTCCTTAGCCCGCCTAAAGGCCGATTTCGAGCGGGAGTGGGCCAAGGGGGGGCGGGACGGTACAAACTTTGGCATCGAAGTAGACGGCAAGTTCATCGGCCATTGCGCCTTGTTCGAGTTTGATCCGGTGAGCCGCACTTGCAAGCTGGGCATCAGTATTGGGGATAAAGGCTACTGGGACAAGGGATACGGGCGCGACGCGGTGCGGGTGCTGGTGGACTATGCCTTCCGCCTCTTGAACCAGCGCAAGGTCTGGCTCAGCGTCAACGGTAATAACGAACGGGCCATCCGGGCTTACCGGGGGTGTGGCTTCCAGGAGGAGGGTAGGCTGCGCCGCCAGGTCTGGACCAATGGGCAGTACGTGGACTTGGTGCAGATGGGGATCCTGCGCGAGGAGTGGGATCGGTTGAAGACGGGCTAG